A stretch of the uncultured Trichococcus sp. genome encodes the following:
- a CDS encoding sugar ABC transporter substrate-binding protein yields the protein MMNRKKLFTTTLSIASVLTLAACGGSGDAATDSGEANGDDSKTLTFMFRGGEDEQKAYESAIEAYETDHPGVDVEIIATDPDQYDTKLQASIAGNDIPDVFYVAQGDVMAYVDNGILMDITEEVENSDFDIDNVWEYGVDSYRYDGKNVGAGNIYGLPKDVGPFALGYNKTMFEEMGIPLPDVDVPYTWDQFVEVGKQLTADTDGDGEVDQWANGFNVAWSLQAFVWSNGADFLNEDKTKVTVDTPEFAEALQYFADLQNVHQLTPSIAQAQTLDTYQRWMNGEIGFFPVGPWDMSTYAGLDFEYDLIPWPAGSTGESASFVGSLGIAVADATEHKEEAIELAMYLSTSEEGQQQLVDAQIQIPNLIDMANEWAADTETVPSNKKEFLDVVSDYGRSMPAASTYTAEWYDEFFINIQPVLDGDQTAADYLKSVQPRMQELLDASIMQHEQAAN from the coding sequence ATGATGAACAGAAAGAAATTATTCACAACGACTTTATCCATCGCGAGCGTCCTTACTTTGGCAGCATGTGGCGGGAGCGGCGATGCTGCAACCGATTCAGGCGAGGCAAACGGAGATGATTCCAAAACACTCACGTTTATGTTCCGTGGCGGAGAAGATGAGCAAAAAGCCTATGAGTCAGCAATCGAGGCTTATGAAACAGACCATCCCGGCGTTGATGTCGAAATTATCGCCACTGACCCGGACCAATATGATACAAAATTGCAGGCTTCCATTGCCGGAAATGACATCCCGGATGTATTCTACGTCGCGCAAGGGGACGTAATGGCATATGTTGACAACGGCATTTTGATGGACATTACGGAAGAAGTCGAAAATTCCGATTTTGATATTGATAACGTCTGGGAATACGGCGTGGACAGCTACCGCTACGACGGCAAAAATGTAGGCGCAGGCAACATCTATGGTTTACCGAAAGACGTTGGCCCGTTCGCACTCGGCTACAACAAAACAATGTTCGAGGAAATGGGTATTCCGTTGCCTGACGTCGATGTGCCTTACACATGGGATCAATTCGTTGAAGTGGGCAAGCAGTTGACTGCCGATACGGATGGGGATGGAGAAGTCGACCAATGGGCAAACGGCTTCAACGTTGCTTGGTCATTGCAGGCCTTTGTATGGAGCAACGGAGCGGACTTCCTGAACGAAGACAAAACGAAAGTCACTGTCGACACGCCGGAATTTGCGGAAGCGCTGCAATACTTCGCCGATCTGCAAAACGTGCATCAGTTGACGCCTTCGATCGCACAAGCGCAAACGTTGGATACCTACCAAAGATGGATGAACGGCGAAATCGGCTTCTTCCCGGTTGGACCATGGGACATGAGCACTTACGCTGGATTGGATTTCGAATATGACTTGATCCCTTGGCCAGCAGGCTCGACAGGTGAGTCCGCATCCTTCGTCGGTTCTTTAGGGATTGCAGTGGCAGACGCTACGGAACATAAAGAAGAAGCGATTGAGCTTGCCATGTATCTGTCCACTTCAGAAGAAGGACAACAGCAATTGGTGGATGCGCAAATCCAGATTCCGAACTTGATCGACATGGCGAATGAATGGGCAGCCGATACCGAAACCGTTCCGAGTAATAAAAAAGAATTCTTGGATGTCGTCAGTGACTATGGTCGTTCCATGCCAGCCGCAAGCACGTACACTGCGGAATGGTATGACGAATTCTTCATCAACATCCAACCGGTATTGGACGGAGATCAGACGGCAGCTGATTATCTGAAATCCGTACAGCCAAGAATGCAGGAACTGCTTGATGCTTCCATCATGCAGCATGAGCAGGCAGCTAATTAA
- a CDS encoding LacI family DNA-binding transcriptional regulator — translation MVTINDIAKMAGVAKSTVSRYLNGGAVSEKTKAKLDAIVAEHDYKPNKFAQSLKAKRTHMVGTIIPRLNSFATNEALRGLENSLRLSKNQLLITNADQSREREIEAISTLAKQRVDGIVFFAAAITPAHVKAFEEADVPVVIVGQAHPDFHCIIHDDEKAGRSVGAYAVANGHRNILVFGVDESDKAVGVTRRNGIEQAFEGHDIDYTFVKTSFSMKDAYEKALEILPQSKATFVIGATDNIAIGIMRAAHELQLEIPDQLSLAGFGGYEITEAVYPRITTVHYPFQESGELAAKILMELILKKEVDQIQKLDNQLLIRESTSRKN, via the coding sequence ATGGTCACCATCAATGACATCGCCAAAATGGCTGGTGTGGCGAAGAGCACCGTTTCTCGCTATCTGAACGGCGGGGCGGTCAGTGAAAAAACGAAGGCGAAGCTGGATGCTATCGTCGCCGAACATGATTACAAACCGAATAAATTTGCCCAAAGCCTGAAAGCGAAGCGCACGCATATGGTTGGGACGATCATTCCGCGTCTGAATTCCTTTGCGACGAATGAAGCGTTACGGGGCTTGGAGAACAGCTTGCGCCTTTCCAAAAACCAACTGTTGATCACGAATGCGGATCAGAGCCGTGAGCGCGAGATCGAAGCCATCTCCACCTTGGCGAAGCAGCGCGTCGATGGCATCGTCTTCTTCGCCGCGGCCATCACGCCGGCCCATGTGAAGGCGTTCGAAGAGGCTGATGTTCCCGTCGTCATCGTCGGGCAAGCCCATCCCGATTTCCACTGTATCATCCATGATGATGAGAAGGCGGGACGTTCTGTCGGGGCCTACGCGGTTGCGAACGGGCACCGGAACATCCTTGTCTTCGGGGTCGACGAATCCGATAAGGCGGTCGGGGTGACCCGGCGCAACGGTATCGAGCAGGCTTTTGAAGGCCATGACATCGACTACACCTTCGTCAAAACCAGCTTTTCCATGAAGGATGCTTATGAAAAGGCCCTGGAAATACTGCCGCAGTCCAAAGCGACCTTCGTGATCGGCGCGACCGACAACATCGCGATCGGTATCATGCGCGCGGCCCACGAATTGCAGCTGGAAATTCCGGATCAGCTTTCCCTGGCGGGCTTCGGTGGCTACGAAATCACCGAAGCGGTCTATCCGCGCATCACGACGGTCCATTATCCTTTCCAGGAGTCCGGCGAATTGGCGGCCAAAATCCTGATGGAACTGATTTTGAAAAAGGAAGTCGATCAGATCCAAAAACTCGACAACCAACTGCTGATCAGGGAATCGACAAGCAGAAAAAACTAG
- a CDS encoding sugar ABC transporter permease has protein sequence MEATENKATTLKKAKKSNLYKSEHRAAFLFILIPIIGFVLFSMIPFFISLYASFTDWNGIGQMNFIGLKNYQNLIKDKYFWQTLSNTFYLMLGIPIGLMISFLLASALSRKIVGKTIFRVIYYIPVVSSLAAISILWQWAYNGDFGLVNQVLDLVGIEGPNWLQNVNTVKPAIIIMAVWKGVGYSMLLYLAAIQSVPRTFYEAAELDGASAFQRFRYITWPMVKPITFFLIVTNIIGGSQIFTEINIMTPTGGPQYASASVVWYLWRQAFSNWKMGYASAISVVLGIIIFIITALQFYMNRRSSYKLD, from the coding sequence ATGGAAGCAACCGAAAATAAAGCTACGACCCTCAAGAAAGCAAAGAAGAGCAATCTCTACAAGAGTGAGCACCGGGCGGCTTTCCTGTTTATCCTGATACCGATCATCGGTTTCGTCCTCTTTTCGATGATTCCGTTTTTCATCAGTCTCTACGCATCGTTTACCGATTGGAACGGCATCGGACAGATGAATTTCATCGGATTGAAGAATTATCAGAACCTGATCAAGGACAAGTATTTCTGGCAAACGTTGTCCAACACCTTCTATTTGATGCTCGGAATCCCGATCGGACTGATGATTTCTTTCCTTTTGGCATCCGCTTTGAGCCGGAAGATAGTCGGCAAAACGATTTTCCGCGTCATCTACTACATCCCGGTCGTCTCATCGTTGGCCGCAATTTCCATCCTCTGGCAATGGGCATACAACGGCGACTTCGGGTTGGTGAATCAAGTGCTGGATCTCGTCGGAATCGAAGGACCGAACTGGCTGCAGAACGTCAACACCGTCAAACCGGCCATCATCATCATGGCTGTCTGGAAAGGCGTCGGCTATTCCATGCTGTTGTATCTGGCGGCGATCCAAAGTGTCCCGCGCACGTTCTATGAGGCAGCTGAGTTGGACGGAGCGAGTGCTTTCCAACGCTTCCGCTACATCACTTGGCCAATGGTGAAACCGATCACTTTCTTCCTGATCGTCACCAACATCATCGGGGGTTCCCAAATATTCACGGAAATCAATATCATGACACCGACTGGAGGCCCGCAATACGCATCCGCCAGTGTCGTTTGGTATTTGTGGAGACAAGCCTTCAGCAACTGGAAAATGGGCTACGCATCCGCCATCTCGGTTGTGCTGGGCATCATCATCTTCATCATCACAGCGCTGCAGTTCTATATGAACAGACGCTCGAGTTATAAATTGGATTAG
- a CDS encoding DEAD/DEAH box helicase, with product MMMMEEMAMPFEKYWHEMSFQLPTPIQENVFKPLMEGKDVVGLSPTGTGKTLAYAIPLLQKTDANKELQLLVLVPSQELAHQVGHVLAEWGSLKDLTAQVIIGGANVGRQIDKLKEKPEIVVGTPGRLLELANQKKLKLHNVKTVILDEADYLMQEEHLNALRELIKKMPGSRQMGFFSATNSENLKDIQKWFNTEPLWFDTTKEGQFMDQTIHGFVEAPTRKRAEMLRRLGNLEGMQALVFVNSTQELDYLAQKLQFEGINVRMLHSDYGKAQRKSAMDEFRKGNVTFLLTTDVSARGIDIQDLPYVIHYDLPLSKETYLHRSGRTGRMGKKGIVLSLVNDRNSRDIKRFAPHPDEVKEFFIYGGELVDELPSRESRDAIRDAQKPAVAKAAKIQKKAALVALKEDEAKKEAVAKKTKKKKIRSKDQKNKGARRKPTEKKLSE from the coding sequence ATGATGATGATGGAAGAAATGGCGATGCCATTCGAAAAATACTGGCACGAGATGAGTTTTCAGCTGCCGACACCGATCCAGGAGAATGTCTTCAAGCCGTTGATGGAAGGCAAGGATGTCGTCGGCCTATCGCCGACCGGTACCGGCAAAACGTTGGCTTATGCCATCCCGTTGCTGCAGAAAACCGATGCCAACAAGGAACTGCAATTGTTGGTGCTTGTGCCTTCGCAGGAATTGGCGCACCAAGTTGGGCACGTCCTGGCTGAATGGGGCTCCCTGAAGGACTTGACCGCGCAGGTGATCATCGGCGGCGCGAACGTCGGCCGCCAGATCGACAAGCTGAAGGAAAAACCGGAAATCGTGGTCGGAACACCGGGACGATTGTTGGAACTGGCCAACCAGAAAAAACTGAAACTGCACAACGTCAAGACGGTCATCCTCGATGAAGCCGACTACCTGATGCAGGAAGAACACTTGAACGCCTTGCGCGAGTTGATCAAAAAAATGCCGGGATCCCGCCAGATGGGCTTCTTTTCGGCAACGAACAGCGAGAACCTGAAGGACATCCAGAAGTGGTTCAACACCGAGCCGCTGTGGTTCGACACGACCAAAGAAGGCCAGTTTATGGATCAGACGATCCACGGCTTCGTCGAGGCGCCTACGCGCAAGCGTGCCGAAATGCTGCGCCGCTTGGGCAATCTGGAGGGGATGCAGGCGCTCGTTTTCGTGAACTCCACGCAGGAACTTGATTATTTGGCGCAGAAACTGCAGTTCGAGGGCATCAATGTCCGCATGCTGCACAGCGATTACGGCAAAGCCCAACGCAAGAGCGCTATGGACGAGTTCCGTAAAGGCAATGTGACCTTTCTGCTGACGACAGACGTTTCCGCCCGCGGAATCGATATCCAGGATCTGCCTTACGTCATCCATTACGATCTGCCGCTTTCGAAGGAAACCTATCTGCACCGATCCGGACGCACGGGCCGGATGGGCAAAAAAGGGATTGTGCTGTCCTTGGTGAATGACCGCAACAGCCGCGATATCAAACGCTTCGCGCCGCATCCGGATGAAGTGAAGGAATTCTTCATCTACGGTGGTGAACTCGTCGACGAACTGCCGAGCCGCGAATCCCGCGATGCCATCCGCGATGCGCAGAAACCGGCCGTCGCCAAAGCTGCCAAAATCCAGAAAAAAGCTGCCTTGGTTGCCTTGAAAGAGGATGAGGCTAAGAAGGAAGCAGTCGCCAAAAAAACGAAAAAGAAAAAAATCCGCTCCAAAGATCAGAAAAATAAAGGTGCGCGCCGCAAGCCGACAGAGAAAAAACTATCTGAATAA
- a CDS encoding AEC family transporter: MGEIAAKAASLIVIIVIGYVIKRIGWVSAEDFPKFSKIVLRITLPCALITSFNTFDITYNLLFLTAIGIIANLVQQITGYLVNQRKGGKAQAFGIINIGSYNVGAFAMPYIAGLMGPQSIIFASLFDVGNSFGAAGIGYGWSRSVADEKQKTTLLGFLKLMFLSPLFDTYLVLLLMRLFGLQLPAAVITFTSTVGGANTFMAMLMIGIGLELGLDAHRFRLAFKYLAIRYVFSLIFSILIVAFLPVSAVVKTILCMLFFSPIASMTTGFTEEVGGDVETSAFMNSVSILIGIFVMPLILAVMG; this comes from the coding sequence ATGGGGGAAATAGCAGCAAAAGCCGCATCTTTGATAGTGATCATCGTGATCGGCTACGTCATCAAACGGATCGGATGGGTAAGCGCAGAAGATTTTCCGAAATTTTCGAAAATCGTTTTGCGGATCACGCTGCCTTGCGCTCTGATCACCAGCTTCAACACCTTCGACATCACCTACAATCTGCTGTTTTTGACCGCCATCGGCATCATCGCTAACCTGGTCCAACAGATTACCGGTTATCTCGTGAACCAGCGGAAAGGCGGCAAAGCACAGGCTTTCGGCATCATCAACATCGGCAGCTACAACGTCGGGGCCTTTGCGATGCCCTACATCGCCGGATTGATGGGGCCGCAGTCGATCATTTTCGCATCACTTTTCGATGTCGGCAATTCATTCGGGGCTGCCGGAATCGGGTATGGCTGGTCCCGTTCGGTGGCGGACGAAAAGCAAAAAACAACTTTATTGGGCTTCCTCAAGTTGATGTTCCTTTCGCCGTTGTTCGACACCTACCTGGTGCTGTTGCTGATGCGTCTGTTCGGACTGCAGTTGCCTGCTGCGGTCATCACCTTCACGTCCACGGTGGGTGGCGCCAACACGTTCATGGCGATGCTGATGATCGGGATCGGTTTGGAATTGGGCTTGGATGCGCACCGCTTCAGGCTGGCCTTCAAATATTTGGCCATCCGCTACGTTTTCTCGCTGATTTTCTCCATCCTGATTGTGGCCTTCCTGCCAGTTTCGGCGGTCGTGAAGACGATCCTCTGCATGCTGTTCTTTTCGCCGATCGCTTCCATGACTACCGGATTTACCGAAGAAGTGGGCGGGGACGTCGAAACCTCCGCCTTCATGAATTCCGTCTCGATCCTGATCGGGATCTTCGTTATGCCGCTCATTTTGGCGGTTATGGGCTGA
- a CDS encoding DUF624 domain-containing protein, whose amino-acid sequence MDWSSKTMAVLEKIMFLSVLNILWLMGVAGGLGIFGLFPATFAVFQLISKQELFEPQSPIKPIVTAFLRHYRTNFVKANSIGLVYAAILFSIGIDKQIIQMNETLASFLTVPLNLFSIYALMSLAFLIPIHIHTEGSMKQKIKLAVLAPVLMPKASMLIVLVGVLVWILVDVFAAGIFLFYVSMTIVLLNRICLQSMHQKNVII is encoded by the coding sequence ATGGACTGGTCAAGCAAAACAATGGCTGTTCTGGAGAAAATCATGTTCCTGTCTGTACTGAACATCCTGTGGCTGATGGGGGTTGCGGGTGGCTTGGGCATTTTCGGACTGTTCCCCGCGACATTCGCAGTCTTCCAATTGATCAGCAAGCAGGAACTGTTCGAACCGCAGAGCCCGATCAAACCGATCGTCACAGCATTCCTGAGACACTATCGGACCAATTTTGTGAAGGCCAACAGTATCGGATTGGTATATGCCGCCATTCTCTTCAGTATCGGAATCGATAAACAAATCATCCAAATGAACGAAACCTTGGCGTCCTTTTTGACGGTACCGCTGAATCTGTTTTCGATCTATGCACTGATGAGCCTCGCATTCCTGATTCCGATCCATATCCATACGGAAGGTTCAATGAAACAAAAAATCAAATTGGCAGTTTTGGCGCCTGTGCTGATGCCCAAAGCAAGTATGTTGATAGTGCTGGTGGGCGTATTGGTGTGGATTCTGGTTGATGTATTTGCGGCAGGAATCTTCTTGTTCTACGTTTCCATGACGATCGTGTTGCTGAACAGAATCTGTCTGCAATCGATGCACCAAAAAAATGTCATCATCTAA
- a CDS encoding Gfo/Idh/MocA family oxidoreductase — protein sequence MIRLGIIGTSSIAHAFATAAKASGQFEIKAIYSRNQFTAQSFGEGYGADIFVTDLEKFTALEEVDAVYIASPNSLHFKQAMSAIANGKHLIVEKPIFSNTKEWEAAFSAAKANNVFLFEAARHLHEPNFELVGNEIAKLGEIDGATFTYAKYSSRYDQVLAGEEPNIFSLAFSGGALADLGVYLLYAAIAWFGVPDDVDYAAKKIQTGVDGAGTVLLKYPYFTVSLHTAKIYNSFAASEIYSGKKTLLLDGVNLIQSVELVDSEAEERYQLAEKASGHFMDDEVRAFARVLNDPENPDTIEDYERWTQISRDVNRTMEALRKKAGIVYPADLDEA from the coding sequence ATGATCAGATTAGGTATCATCGGAACGAGCAGCATCGCGCATGCATTCGCCACAGCGGCCAAAGCATCCGGACAATTCGAAATAAAGGCGATCTACAGCCGCAACCAATTTACCGCCCAAAGCTTCGGAGAAGGCTACGGCGCGGATATTTTCGTCACGGACTTGGAAAAATTCACAGCCCTGGAGGAAGTCGACGCCGTCTATATCGCATCGCCGAACAGCCTCCATTTCAAACAAGCCATGTCGGCCATCGCAAACGGCAAGCATCTCATCGTCGAAAAGCCGATCTTCTCGAACACAAAGGAGTGGGAAGCGGCCTTCTCCGCAGCCAAAGCCAACAATGTCTTCCTGTTTGAGGCCGCCCGCCACCTGCATGAACCGAACTTCGAACTAGTCGGGAATGAAATCGCCAAATTGGGCGAAATCGATGGCGCCACTTTCACCTATGCCAAATACTCATCCCGCTATGATCAGGTTCTGGCCGGTGAGGAACCGAATATCTTCTCGCTCGCTTTTTCCGGCGGGGCGCTTGCCGATTTGGGCGTATACTTATTGTACGCTGCCATCGCTTGGTTCGGTGTGCCTGATGATGTCGATTACGCCGCCAAGAAAATCCAGACGGGCGTGGACGGAGCCGGCACGGTACTGCTGAAATATCCGTATTTCACCGTCAGCCTGCACACGGCGAAAATCTACAATTCCTTCGCAGCTTCGGAAATCTACAGCGGCAAAAAAACCTTGCTGCTCGATGGTGTCAACCTGATCCAATCGGTCGAACTGGTGGACAGCGAGGCCGAAGAACGTTACCAATTGGCCGAAAAAGCATCCGGACATTTCATGGATGATGAAGTCCGTGCCTTCGCGCGCGTCTTGAATGATCCGGAAAATCCTGATACTATAGAAGACTACGAACGTTGGACGCAGATCAGTCGAGACGTCAACCGGACGATGGAGGCTTTGCGCAAAAAGGCGGGCATTGTTTACCCAGCGGATTTGGATGAGGCGTAG
- a CDS encoding arabinan endo-1,5-alpha-L-arabinosidase, with protein MDELKLIESYGWNTLGGHDPTMIQDRKSGLYYLFSTDSVVEGTYTSGIQVRKSADRIHWEYLGTAFEGVPEEAFAWTNAEGLWAPEIIEYEGQYRMYYSASTFGSTTSCIGLATAPELQGPWEHQALVVRTDSKIAAHNAIDANVVWDKEGKMWLCYGSFFGGIYLLQLDPQSGLPLEADDFGICIAKRDRSILDGAIEGAFIFHHEELDYYYLFSSYDSLFDTYNVRVARSRTIQGPYLDQAGNSMLQTELHDSVGTKVLGSYQFAEDIAWMAPGHNSIFQEAGNKNTYMVHHVRIASDLNKPLTFIRKIHWLKNGWPVVSPEYISGAETASDSGLPVVTVLAGDWELVRFAPENNKLVKAECERFLDRQLQFIDDFGTGDFYDNLTGSHFRIWKGFNWKKSETEWQIAGMDAQGNTFFGKKV; from the coding sequence ATGGATGAATTGAAATTGATCGAATCGTACGGTTGGAACACGCTGGGCGGGCATGACCCGACGATGATCCAGGACCGCAAAAGCGGCTTATACTATCTGTTCTCCACGGATTCCGTAGTCGAAGGAACGTATACTTCCGGCATCCAAGTCCGGAAATCCGCCGACAGGATCCATTGGGAATATCTCGGCACCGCTTTTGAGGGGGTGCCGGAGGAGGCTTTTGCTTGGACGAACGCGGAAGGGCTGTGGGCTCCGGAAATCATCGAATATGAAGGGCAGTATCGCATGTATTATTCGGCCTCGACTTTCGGGAGTACGACTTCCTGCATCGGACTCGCGACAGCGCCCGAACTGCAGGGACCTTGGGAACACCAGGCGCTCGTCGTCAGGACGGACAGCAAGATAGCCGCGCATAACGCCATCGATGCCAATGTGGTTTGGGATAAAGAAGGCAAGATGTGGCTTTGCTACGGATCGTTTTTCGGAGGTATTTATTTGCTGCAACTCGATCCGCAGTCAGGTTTGCCTTTAGAGGCAGACGATTTCGGGATCTGCATAGCCAAAAGGGACCGTTCGATCCTCGATGGCGCCATTGAAGGAGCCTTCATTTTCCACCATGAAGAGCTGGACTATTACTATTTGTTCAGCTCCTATGACTCCCTGTTCGACACTTACAACGTCCGGGTTGCCCGTTCGAGAACGATCCAAGGTCCGTATTTGGATCAGGCAGGGAACAGCATGCTGCAGACTGAGCTTCACGATAGCGTCGGCACAAAAGTTCTGGGCAGCTACCAGTTTGCCGAAGATATCGCTTGGATGGCACCCGGACACAACTCGATTTTTCAGGAAGCCGGCAACAAGAATACGTACATGGTTCATCATGTGCGCATTGCCAGTGATCTGAACAAGCCGCTGACTTTCATCAGAAAAATCCACTGGCTGAAAAATGGCTGGCCCGTCGTTTCGCCGGAATACATTTCCGGAGCAGAAACGGCCTCCGATTCAGGATTGCCGGTGGTTACTGTCTTGGCGGGGGATTGGGAACTGGTGCGCTTTGCTCCGGAAAACAACAAACTGGTGAAAGCTGAATGTGAAAGGTTCCTGGATCGGCAACTGCAATTCATTGATGACTTTGGAACGGGGGATTTTTACGATAACCTGACCGGAAGTCATTTCCGTATCTGGAAAGGCTTCAACTGGAAAAAATCCGAAACCGAATGGCAAATTGCCGGTATGGATGCGCAAGGTAACACATTTTTTGGGAAGAAGGTGTAG
- a CDS encoding carbohydrate ABC transporter permease — translation MKRESKMGNTIIFLVLLIGAVVMIAPLLWMISTSLKDKSGVFSLPPQWIPDPFITDAYKRLFELDQLWSGVKNSIIVSFSVTIVGTITSSLAAFSFAKLRLPFKNMIFLLLLIGIMIPYPSIMIPQFVIFSKIGWVNTLLPLIVPGMFGNITMIFFLRQYLSNVPDSIVEAAKIDGASYFQIFAKLIVPAIKPAIAAQFILWFMGAWNDYLAPLLYLNSPEKQTLQVVIANLNASYAIQTDYPLIMAASVVSLIPVLAIFIIFQKQIIESVALSAVKG, via the coding sequence ATGAAAAGAGAATCAAAAATGGGGAATACAATCATATTCCTTGTGCTGTTGATCGGTGCAGTCGTCATGATAGCGCCATTGCTTTGGATGATTTCCACCTCGCTGAAAGACAAAAGTGGCGTGTTTTCCTTGCCGCCACAATGGATCCCGGATCCCTTCATCACAGACGCATACAAAAGATTGTTCGAGCTCGACCAGTTGTGGTCAGGTGTGAAAAATTCGATCATCGTCTCCTTCTCGGTCACAATCGTCGGGACGATAACTTCCAGCTTAGCGGCGTTTTCGTTCGCAAAACTGCGCTTGCCTTTCAAAAATATGATCTTTCTTTTGCTGCTGATCGGCATCATGATCCCATATCCGAGCATCATGATCCCTCAATTCGTCATCTTTTCCAAAATCGGTTGGGTAAATACTTTGCTGCCTTTGATTGTCCCGGGTATGTTCGGGAACATCACGATGATCTTTTTCTTGAGACAATATTTATCGAATGTCCCGGATTCGATCGTGGAAGCAGCCAAAATCGATGGCGCCAGTTATTTCCAGATTTTTGCGAAACTGATTGTTCCGGCCATCAAGCCTGCTATCGCTGCCCAATTCATTCTGTGGTTCATGGGTGCGTGGAATGATTACTTGGCACCATTGCTGTACTTGAACAGTCCGGAAAAACAAACGTTGCAGGTCGTCATCGCCAACCTGAACGCCAGTTATGCGATCCAGACGGATTACCCGCTGATCATGGCGGCATCCGTTGTTTCCTTGATTCCAGTGTTGGCCATATTCATCATTTTCCAGAAACAGATTATCGAATCGGTCGCCCTTTCGGCAGTGAAAGGATAG